The genomic window TGTTCCACCTGATGCTCGAGGTCGCCAGCGGCCGCAAAAAGACCTGGGCGGAGCACTGGAAGTTGCATAACTCCCTGGTGTTGTTCAACCCCGCACCCATCACCTGATCGGTGCCCTCTCCGACACCCACACACCCTTCCCGCACCACAACAAGGAGACACCATATGCAACGCAGAACCTTTATCCAAAGCACCGTGATCGGCCTCACTGCGGGACTGAGCAATGGCCTCGCCAGCCTGTCTGCCCACGCCCAGGGCGCGTGGCCGAGCGGTAAATCCATTACCTACGTAGTGCCCTTTCCCCCGGGCGGTAATACCGACACCTTGGCACGGCTCATAGGGCAACCACTTTCCAACGCACTGGGGACCCCGGTGGTCATCGACAACAAAGGCGGCGCCGGCGGCAGTGTGGGTTCTGCAATTGCATCGCGCGCGCAGGCGGATGGCTACACCCTGCTGGGCGGGACTATTAGTTCGCACTCCATCAACGGCAGTCTCTATACGTCGCCTATCGGCTATGACATGGTCAAGTCCTTTGCGCCCGTGGCCATGTTGGGCGTCAGTCCTCTGTTGCTTGTCGTTCCTGCGAACAGCCCGATCCGGACTTTGGATGAGCTACTCAAGGCCAGTCGTGCAAAAAATGGCGGCTTAAGCTCCGGCTCCCCCGGTATCGGCACCTCACCACACATGGCCCTAGAGTTGTTGTCCCACCAATCGGGTGTGAAGTTCACGCATGCACCCTACAAAGGCTCGGCGCCTGCGGTGCAAGATGTCATTAGCGGGCAACTCGACATGATGTTTGACACCAGCTTGGTGGTGGGCCCACATATTCAGAGCGGCCGACTACGCGCTATCGCGATCACAGGTAACCAACGCGTACCTGGCTACCCCAATGTGCCAACAATTGCCGAGAGTGGCCAAAAGGGGTTTGACATGGTGTCCTGGCAGGCCTTGTTTGTGCCCGCCAATACGCCGCAACCCGTGGTGGACCGCTTGCACTCCGAAGTGATGAAGGTGCTGGCCACGCCTGAGGTGCAGGCCAAGTTGAAAGGCTTTGGAATGGAGCCTTCCAGCATGACGCCCGCTCAACTGCAGGAGTACCAAAAGGCCGAGGTCGACAAATGGGCCAGGGTCATCAAAGCGGCAAACATCAAAGCTGAGTGAACCCGCATTGATTTAAGCCGCATCACAAACAACGAATGCCATTGCAAATCCCATGACCTACCCCACCCCTTACCGCCCTTTCCCCAACCAGTTCAAAAAAGACCTGCTCGCCGGCAAGCGCCTGATCGGCTGCTGGGCCTCGTTGGCCAGCCCGATCAGCACCGAAGTGCTGGGCGTTGCCGGCTTTGACTGGGTGCTGCTCGATGGCGAACATTCGCCTAACGATGTGATCACCTTTGTGCCGCAACTCATGGCACTCAAAGACAGTGTCAGCGCTCCATTTGTGCGCCCGACCAGCAACAACGCGATCGAGATGAAGCGCCTGCTGGACGCCGGCTTTTATAACTTCCTGGTGCCCTTCGTGGAAACCGCCGAAGAAGCCCGCCAGGCCGTGGCAGCCACCCGCTACCCCCCTGAGGGCATGCGTGGCGTGTCGGTCGCCCAGCGCAGCAACCGCTACAACTCGATTGCCAACTATTTTCAGGAAGCCAACCAACACATGTGCGTGGCGGTGCAGATTGAAAGTCGCCAGGCGGTGACAGCGACCGCAGACATTGCTGCGGTGCCGGGAGTGGACTGCATTTTTGTGGGTCCCTCAGACCTGGCCGCCGGCTATGGTCACTTGGGCAATGCCAACCACCCCGAGGTGCAGGACGCCATTG from Rhodoferax potami includes these protein-coding regions:
- the garL gene encoding 2-dehydro-3-deoxyglucarate aldolase; translated protein: MTYPTPYRPFPNQFKKDLLAGKRLIGCWASLASPISTEVLGVAGFDWVLLDGEHSPNDVITFVPQLMALKDSVSAPFVRPTSNNAIEMKRLLDAGFYNFLVPFVETAEEARQAVAATRYPPEGMRGVSVAQRSNRYNSIANYFQEANQHMCVAVQIESRQAVTATADIAAVPGVDCIFVGPSDLAAGYGHLGNANHPEVQDAIASVFAQAKAQGKPSGILAPVEADARRYMEMGATFVAVGSDLGLFRNATQALRDRYLG
- a CDS encoding Bug family tripartite tricarboxylate transporter substrate binding protein — protein: MQRRTFIQSTVIGLTAGLSNGLASLSAHAQGAWPSGKSITYVVPFPPGGNTDTLARLIGQPLSNALGTPVVIDNKGGAGGSVGSAIASRAQADGYTLLGGTISSHSINGSLYTSPIGYDMVKSFAPVAMLGVSPLLLVVPANSPIRTLDELLKASRAKNGGLSSGSPGIGTSPHMALELLSHQSGVKFTHAPYKGSAPAVQDVISGQLDMMFDTSLVVGPHIQSGRLRAIAITGNQRVPGYPNVPTIAESGQKGFDMVSWQALFVPANTPQPVVDRLHSEVMKVLATPEVQAKLKGFGMEPSSMTPAQLQEYQKAEVDKWARVIKAANIKAE